The Lactuca sativa cultivar Salinas chromosome 2, Lsat_Salinas_v11, whole genome shotgun sequence genome includes a window with the following:
- the LOC111883477 gene encoding uncharacterized protein At4g38062: MTEKVYEELDKAKAEIEKLRSEYHVKSNLCNSLKRSHDDQIKRIQELNLKLEQQSQEVEAKTDEIHAANQSLKELQSKLKDKENIIKSFTSTNEKLRIDFNSKLQETEEEKINLLSSLDEANMKISDLEQKNRDFMDKIEVLKEGIVSVSQKKCASESKVAKASKQMRERGDMFEKLEEEKVKLEEQIKWKNEQFKHLEEAHEKLRDKLRIKEKEWDMEKSSFFDEISTLETKLDSQITLSEDLKRRLEASNQDLAHEKNQRKNQIQEASNSSSIAKLQKKLKTLEQIHSKCSGQIEVKEAEWRSQMEKVVSDLNSCRKEIEKKDSHLMKITKELDDYNSLMFKSTMEKEESEVMIVALKSTLLEAKSKIHDLVKFQESMKEQDAEMESLKKEMKKVCDLLDMANEEVAEKCCEVNEVEFELQIWKSIAENLKVNLEVNHQMRREVEASLLSQVAIEVNLKEENEEKGKRINDLEQQLEESKKKMEMDTLLRFSKEKQSLDKIVEEKDERIKNLQKIMESLEEEFNDSSVCFSSQLSKMQSEVNVFHEAWEKIRTSVVMKEIEVELRDLMIVEMEKDLEKIFLEKEKLMEIIGGVSERINKLSREDGQMMGTLRSIVRSFDDEKDRFDPVKENTNVFQSPKRRTMVESGHDLRSPLRALNS, from the coding sequence TCCATGCTGCAAATCAATCACTCAAAGAACTCCAATCAAAACTTAAAGATAAAGAGAATATCATCAAGAGTTTCACTTCTACCAATGAGAAGCTTCGTATTGATTTCAATTCAAAACTCCAGGAAACCGAAGAGGAGAAAATCAACCTTCTTTCTTCATTAGATGAAGCCAATATGAAAATCTCAGATCTAGAGCAAAAAAACCGTGATTTTATGGACAAGATTGAGGTTCTGAAAGAAGGGATTGTGTCTGTTTCACAGAAGAAATGTGCAAGTGAAAGCAAAGTGGCTAAAGCTTCTAAACAAATGAGAGAAAGAGGAGATATGTTTGAAAAGCTGGAAGAGGAAAAAGTGAAGCTTGAAGAACAGATTAAATGGAAGAATGAACAGTTTAAGCACTTAGAAGAAGCCCATGAAAAACTTAGAGATAAACTTCGCATAAAGGAAAAAGAATGGGATATGGAAAAAAGTTCTTTTTTTGATGAAATATCCACATTGGAAACAAAGTTAGATTCTCAAATCACACTTTCAGAAGATCTAAAAAGACGATTAGAGGCATCCAATCAAGATCTTGCTCATGaaaagaatcaaagaaagaatcaaattcaagAAGCGAGTAACTCATCTTCTATTGCAAAGCTTCAAAAAAAGCTTAAGACTTTGGAACAGATTCATAGTAAATGTTCTGGTCAAATTGAAGTCAAAGAAGCTGAATGGAGATCTCAAATGGAAAAAGTTGTTTCAGACTTGAATTCTTGCAGAAAAGAGATAGAAAAGAAAGATTCACATTTGATGAAGATTACAAAAGAGTTAGATGATTATAACTCTTTAATGTTCAAGTCAACAATGGAGAAAGAAGAGTCTGAAGTCATGATAGTGGCATTAAAGTCAACCCTTTTGGAGGCCAAGTCAAAGATTCATGATCTTGTTAAATTTCAAGAAAGTATGAAAGAACAAGATGCAGAAATGGAGTCATTGAAAAAAGAGATGAAGAAAGTATGCGATTTGTTAGATATGGCAAATGAGGAAGTAGCTGAGAAATGTTGTGAAGTAAATGAAGTTGAATTTGAGCTCCAGATATGGAAATCGATTGCTGAAAATCTAAAAGTCAACTTAGAAGTCAACCATCAAATGAGACGCGAAGTGGAAGCTTCTTTATTATCTCAAGTCGCCATTGAAGTAAACCTaaaagaagaaaatgaagaaaAGGGTAAAAGAATCAATGATCTTGAACAACaacttgaagaatcaaagaaaaaaatgGAAATGGATACCCTTTTGAGATTTAGTAAAGAAAAACAAAGTCTTGATAAGATTGTAGAAGAGAAAGATGAGAGGATTAAGAATCTTCAAAAGATTATGGAATCTTTGGAGGAAGAATTTAATGATTCGAGTGTTTGTTTTTCTTCTCAATTATCAAAGATGCAAAGTGAGGTGAATGTTTTTCATGAAGCTTGGGAGAAGATAAGAACAAGTGTGGTGATGAAGGAGATTGAAGTGGAATTAAGGGATTTGatgattgtggaaatggaaaaaGATTTAGAGAAGATATTTTTAGAGAAAGAAAAGTTGATGGAGATTATTGGAGGTGTTTCTGAAAGGATTAATAAGTTATCAAGAGAAGATGGACAAATGATGGGGACTTTGAGAAGTATAGTGAGGAGTTTTGATGATGAAAAAGACCGTTTTGACCCTGTGAAAGAAAACACAAATGTGTTTCAGTCTCCTAAAAGGAGGACTATGGTGGAAAGTGGTCATGATCTTCGGTCACCGTTGAGAGCTCTCaacagttaa